Within the Centropristis striata isolate RG_2023a ecotype Rhode Island chromosome 23, C.striata_1.0, whole genome shotgun sequence genome, the region AATCGAATTGTGTTTGACCAAACCAAAGTTCTGGACTAAATGCAGCTGTAACATTTAGAGGATGGATTGTGATCCAATTGTCCGAACTGCCTCCAGAGGTGGCCAGGGACACATTGTACACCACATTAAACACAAGTTTAACCACCCACTTTCAATCCACATACAACTAACTAACCAACACAGGCCTCTATAGGTCCAGACACCAGGGAGCACACAATGCTGCTCAGGCATGAAGAACATCTCCATGCAGCAACGGGGGAAAAGTCTTgttagagagaaaaaagaactaTAGGAACTGAAATGAGACAGCCCTCAGTGCTGCTGGATGGTGCACCTCCAAAGCATcgcaaaacaaaaatatcagatGCCAGACGGCTGCCTCCTCTCTAAAACACGTGCCAGCTGCAACAGGAGGAGCTGTTCAGTTGTTTGAGCATCTAATGTAGACACTGGATACACATATTAATGCCAGGTTTAATTGTAATCAATCAGGCTTCGATAAAATCTGCATACAAGATGCATTTTAAAGCCAGGTCGATCGGGGgtcaaaatagttttaaaaaaaaaaaggtcacaggTGCAAACAAGACTTCCACAAAGGATGCACAGATGAATTATGTATCCTTGTTTATAGCTCCTTCAGTAAGCCTCCTCACTCCTGAGATGCATTTTAATTACTGGGACGTCCTCCAAGTACTGAGATTGTTTTCAGGGCCACAAGCAGGAGGATTGAGAAATGGGAAAGGCTTAGTGACATCTACAAGAGTTTACAATATTTCACTTGATACAAATGTTAATGTTATTGTCAGAAACGCACACAAAAAGATGCATAACTTCATACTTGTCTGATTCCTGACCGTCTCCTTGGCAGCTGCCACTATTGTTTCGCATAGCGGGAGGCTCACACgccacacacactttaaaaccTTCTGTTATGTAGCgcatccagtgtgtgtgtggccggTTCTGCACTGTACAGTGGGGTGTACGGGACTCCAGTGTGAATTCCACACAGAACCTGAGGGGAGCAGGGGCGGGATGGCAAAGGTCACATTCATTCCTTCGATATTAGGACTAATAAATCAAGATGGAGGATTAAATGAATGTACACAATAGGAGGACAGCACCCAGATGGTGTCTGGCACAGGGATAATTTACTTCACCAGTAAATGcagaatggaataaaatgggaaTAATATTTCAGCCAATGGGTAGCCTGTAAGCTACAGACAATAACTCACCTTCTGTCATCTAGACCTTTTGTATATGTGCTTTTCATGTGACAGTCCTTGAGTACAAGTATTCTATTTCAAAGGCTTGTGGGCACTCTCTCAACATTTGCTATATTTGATGGTTTGTAGACAGACGTCCAGGTGAGCAAACACCTACTGGTAGCTCACACAAATGTAGGAAAAACTCTGTCTGAtatcccccccacccccaaatTAGTGGTTACACAGCACAAGACTAAAATGAAGTTAACCCGTGGCTGCTTTCATGAACTTTTCAACTCTTGAATTTAAAGATACCTGAGGTTGCGTGCAGTTTCAGACTGCTTTGACAGGCTTTATATGAGCATAATGTGAAACCTACCCAGGGTCGAGGGGGTTTCCATAGTTGTCATGCTTGGGCCTTCCCTTGCCAAACTCCAAGCTGGTTATGAATGCAGGACCTGATAAGAGACTGCTTATTTTAGTAAATACAGGTTTAGCCCAAAGGAAAAatgcatacaaaaataaataaaagataagatAATTATTTAGGTATTTGTGGTATTTGTATACCTGACTTGAGTCCACAGTGGGCGCCCTGGTGGTCTCTGTACTCCCTGCAGCCGCTGCGTTGCTCCAGACTGGGACAGGGCTCTCCGCTGTTACTGGGCTGCTGCTCCACGTGACGGAGTCGGACTCGGACTGAAGGCTGGCAGGGCTTGGCACAGCCGCTCCAAAAGCTCCACTCACTCACAGCACAGTCCTGAGCTGTAGGTTGGCACCCATattgtcataaaaaaatattattacagGATATCCTCTGTGGCCACGAACAATCAAACAGCTTTGAAACTCTCACATGTTTGACTCCGTACTGGTTCACAGTGTACAGAGGTGACACTTCTGAGTCACAGCAACAGTAAAACTTACAAACTGCTTAATAAAAATCTTCCTGTGAAATGGTGTAATGGAGCTAAATATCCAGGAAATAACTTTCGATCAATGAAGCATTGATTGTGACTTGTAGAATTAGTGTTTTCTGCTCCACTACAAGTGGTTTGAGAGCATGCCAAGTGAGCAACCCATTCAATCACCAAGTcctgtgatttttcttttcagacGCTCTCTGTGCTCGATGATCGAGCTTTGATGCATTAAGCATGCAGATTTAGTCACTACTGGCCTATAACACATATTAGGTACGCTCTGCTTGTTTGACTGGACCTGTAATTGCTACAAAATGTTTGACAGAATCACATTCCTCAAATATTTGTACTAATTCCATTATGTGGGCCAGTCTGAAATGAGGTTAGACACAGAGTGGGGTATTTGGTGAACtgattgtttcctttttgtgatGTAGCAGCCATGACAtgctgcaggagaaaaaaaacttgcagTGTTTTTAGTGCACAGGTGGAGATCAACAATTTCACATGCCTTGGATGAATCTGGAACATGCCCACCCCTGCTTGCTCTGTGTCATGAGAAATAAAGATAAGACCAGGTGCTGAAAATAATCTTTCTTCTGCAGTTAACTTTATCTTCTGTCCGATAATATATCTTTAGCAAAAGTTCGGGTTATCTCATGCAACAGGTTATCTCCCCTTGGTATCATATGGTTAAAGTGTGTGTAACAAAACAAACCTCCCCTTGTGATTCACTCACGCTTGTGTCCCTCCATGTATCCCTCACCTGGACACGCTGTGAAGTAGTCGAAGCAGCAGTCCTTGGTCCTGACGCAGCCCTCGTCGCAGTAGCATGTCCCATACACACGGTCCATCCTCCAGTCAGTGGTCAGACAGCTCAAGTCTCTGCCCCGGCAGCATTTCCCTAAACAACCTCCAGACACCAAGTGGTTCTTTCCTAGAGTGCAAACCATCAGCAGCAAGCAGGCAAACTCCACAGAAGATCCCATCCTGAAGGGGGTCAGGCCAGACCCCAGAAGCAAAAGCCTCCCAAATAAATAACTTCCCACTCTCTCTTCTCAATATTTATCCCCTCCCTGGTCTTACTCTACGTCTGTCACACCCATGCCCGTGAGAGGGAGAGGTTTGAATACCAGCCCAGCCCAGCCAAGACTGCCACAGGAGCCCTTGTGACCTGGAATTCCTGTGTCCGTCTCCtgtgtccagcctctctccagaaATCAGGTCTGCAGAGAAACCTACAGTGCAAAACAGCCCTTTCCAGCTCTGATCACACTCATGTCTCTCATATTGTGTGTGCGCCCTCTCCCTCAGAGCTGGTGTCTCCCTCCCTGCTCCCAGCTGAGCACCTCCCTCCAGTCGATCGGGAGGAGACAATGAGGGCAAGGGAGGGGTGAGCTGTTTTGCCTTCTActtctgttctttctttctcttgtcTCTTGCTCACCTGTCTTACTgttgtttacctttttttattgcttaCCCTCTCCCTGCAGATTTACTGTGACCCTGATGCCAGTCTCGCCCAGCCACTCTCTGCCACCCCAGACCTCTGAGTCCCAAAAGAAAGGGAGGAATGTGAGCAGTTGGCAGGTCTCCAGACAATTGTGCCAGGGGGCCCGCTGAGCGTTGTAAAGCCACCCTTTGGTCTCACCTCTTTCCCTTTTTCTCATTCTCTTTCAGGTTAAAGTAATCTACCAGTAATCCCAGCACTTTAGACATCTTTGTTATACTTTGTAACTCTATTTGATCAGTTAAGTGAGTTATCTGGTATTTTATTTAGCACTTGACAGTTTGGGATTTAGGCTTGTTTAATTTCTAGCCACAAGTTGTATTCACATGCTTCTCCGATGGTCCAGTTTGGGAGGTCATTCTTCCAACTATAGAGTTAATGAGTCATAATGTGAAAACAACGTGGACGCTAAGAATAAGATGTATTTTATGTCGTTgttcagaaacaacaaaaacaaatgtatttccTAAAACCACTATAATATTGCTTTCTCTGACATTTTATCAGGGTTAatgatattaaataatttttcaAACTAATTCACAGTTTACTCTAGGTGGACAGTGACAACTTATTAGtgcattattattacaaattgAAGTAAGCACAATATGATATGCAATACAAAAATTCGAAGAATGTTTAAAAGTTTCATACTATCAATCCAGCATCACTTTCTTTGGCCATGATGCTGCGTAAAATGACATCAACTCGGCAAGTTGTGTATCAAAATTTGCACCAAATTTCAGAGTTGTTGTTCCAACTTGAAAAGGCTTTCATGTGCATTTTTCAATTTGAATGTtaatttttcagattattcCGACACCACATGAAATGCAGGGCAATACCTCTGTTATCTGTACACTAAATACGAAGCGACAGCCACAAGCTTGTTAGATTAGCTTTGCATAAAGACAGGAAAAGCTAGCCTGGATCTGTCCAAGTCTCATATTTTAACCTTTGGTTTCTTGGCAATAGTATTAGTAGTCCAAATTGacagagaaatgtaaaaaacaccCAAACGTACATCCTTCTACATAGGAGCAAGAAACCCAGACTgactttttctgatcattttgcatcttttgtcgccattttatatttctttttttagatgttttgaatctctttgtgtctctttgcactCTTTTGACGTCTCCTAGAGGTTCTTTTGCGTTTTTTTGACTCTCCAACGAGAAATGTAAACAACCACTCTGTTCCAGGAGCCCTGAGTCTGAACCTGGTAGTCCTGTTCAGTAATCCTTCCATGATACTAAGTCAACTACCTGACTCTGATAGTGGGGGCACACTGCAGCTTCTTACTCATACAGCATGACGCTGATAttcttggcaagaaagcaaataaccGTGTTTCCCAAAGGTCTAACATGCGAACAGTGAGACAGCATGCATACAAGAGGTGAatttgttcagtttcagtccTGATGAAGAGCTGTGAATCAGTGAGCTGCAGCTCCAGTGTGCATGACTTTATTTGCAGACAAGGGTATAGCCTTAATTTATAACTCTTGCCAGATtaatttaatatactgtaattctGGAGAGGCATATTGTCTATGACAATCTTATCTCATTAGGTCGAGGCTTGTCGCTGACAAATGATTGATGAACACGACTATAAGATTAGCTGCTCTGAGTGATGTCTAATGTGAGGATTTACATATATAAAAAGCTGATAACATCATGCTGATTTGCCGtgtttttaacattacattGATGTAGTGCAAGACATTTTTCCTATAACATTTAATAGGAACATGATGAATCTTTACACACACTTTAGGAAAAAATAGACTTTGCAGGGTGCTTGCAATACGTATTTTTCATGTTCTGTTTGCTCAAAGAGCTTGAATGTCTGAGGATGTTGTGAACTCCAGAAGGTCAGCTTTTATTTGAGCAGTTCTACCTCCATCTCATGGGAAACAAACGAGGCTTCTGCAGGGAGCATTAGCAGCCGATGAGGCCTCCTTGTGCTTGCTGCTATAGAAGGAGCAGATATTTGTAATAATCTTTGCCTCTCCTGTCTTGAAAAACAGCTCCCGGAGAGCGGAGGGGGGTCTGTTTGGATCCTTTGATTCTTCTTCTCACCATAAGCAGGTAGGTCAAGCGACAGTAATAGCCTTCATCTTCACCATAATCATGAGCAGCAGCATCTCTGAGGAGCATGTGTCTGAATCTGTGTTTATTAAAGTTTGAAGGGGTTGAAGTCCAGACTGACCTCATAGTTGAAAAgtgctccactgtgttttagtcttctTAATcttcaaatattaaatatgacatATTTTTAGATGCTAGATAATCCTCCTTGGAAAGTCTTACATTACAtattctctctttttaaaaacttattttcaaTCCTTAAGAGTCTGCAGAATACACGTTGCATTTTCAGAGCTGATTTGATCTGTCCTCTGATGCAAGGCTTACAGCTGCATCAGTTTGCTATGGCTCCGGCACGTTGGAAGCGCACATCAAAGCATGTGTGTTTTACATCTGACAGGCCCCCACCCCTGGACCTCCTGCCCTTACTGTGCACTTGTCACAGACAATCAGCCCTCCTACAGTAACACACCCTGCCTGGAGTTTTCTTAGTGTATGTGAGTGGAGAGGGAAGGAGATTAACCCGGTGTTATCGTGTCTTCACATggtgaactgtgtgtgtttacggTCTTCAAACTGACATGTCAGAGGCTGAACTCATGGCAATCACACGACTAAGTTTATCTGACAAATACGAGAGttagtgagagacagagacactggaATGAACGTGTGCGTGCCACTACTTCTTGTGCTGGGCGTCAGGGAGACGGCAGGGTGAATCCTCGATTAATCTCGCCTATGTGGGGAATGCAAACTGTGGCTGTCCCTATGGTAACCACTGACCTGCGTTACCATAGTTTCAAAACCTTTGTTGACAAATGCTAGAATTCACATTTTATCTCCCCAGCTGTTTTACAGGTACGCTGATGATGTCACCTCGGACCAGGATAACACCCAGTCTGTGTCTCAAGTAGGTCCACAGGTATTTTTCCCACTGGAGAAGTATAAgctacattaaaaaaacctttatggaAGGCCACGTAATTCCACAATTgcactatactgccctacaaagcctaactgcagtaactaaatttttggtcgaaactgagttataactaaaaatgaactccttgatgtctgttttatcctgtgacaaagttttagatttatattttgctttgttccagagaaataatgatataaacaattgcagtaactacaaaatccaactcaaaaccaaagcagaccacaGAAATTGCACTGACATACAAGAAATACAAGGAtgcatttcttcattgtgttgaatagtgaagacaagaataatataaattattgttatattataattattattaagtttatttgacagggaaattattatctagatagttattaagtaaaaaaaagtgaggtaaaattatattaagactaaaatataacattactttataatattgagcctaaaatacacaaatctttaaatAGAGTTGTtacacacttttaaatacacttacttacttaacaaaatcaatttgaaaatgttcattcactgaaaacaaaacattaaagcattctgtttttgcatcactattagaaccttttacagcaatgcaaaaccagagtgcagtaactacatttttgtggtcaaaggtcaaagaaatcatcatgattttttagcataaaaatgacatcatcaatacatgtaggtcataagtgtcatatcacttacctacctataacccatttggctggccggtaaaaaacattaaaaaaaacttaaaagcaaattttctcagtttcaccttttgcgtagttacttcAGTAAGGCTTTGGAAGGCAGTATAGTTTTCTGCATATGTGTTATTGAGTAAAGATTAGGATAAAAATGCAATAGTccaatttgcatttttaaatactCAAATACTTTTAATTTTCTAAGTTGTACCTTGCTGTACAGTGGACAATACTCAAATGCTGATTAAAATTTTAGTGTTGACCACTGTACAGTACATTAAGTctttcaaaatgattttttattttattttgttttgaattttgctTGCATAAATGgaaaatcatcatcaacatttttccatatttaaatataaatacattttaatattcaaatttaaatCAACATTGAGTACTGTCTGCTGAACAGTGGGTTAcaattttgaaaattattaagtcattaacagcttttacattttcatttcaataTTATCATAACATATTGAAAAGTGAAAAGTTAAATGAAAGTTAGAATGcaaaggcttttattttaattcaaataacatacatacatatgtggGCAATTATAATGCTGTTGAGGAatttacacaattttttttatagggTCTCCAGATGTCCCAGAAAATATGTGCAGATCCTGTCCTGTTTGTCCCAAAAATTAATCTCAAGTCGAAAtctgatataatataatattaacttatttttataGCCTAATAAAACATAAggaacagacagacacacaacactgtTATGTCTGTAGCCTACATTAATTATAGCTGTTGCAGTATTTTTATGCTGTTTACTGTACTGCCATGAATTTATAAATAACTACACTTAGCAACAACACAAAGCTTTGTTCCCTACAACATTCATactaatttttaatatttaatatatataacttACAATATTCCCAttactgcaaaaaacaactacCTCAGAAATATTTAACCCTaaccaaatatttattttagattaatAATAAGTAGTCTGACTTTCTTTCTCCCTGATGAGTTAGTTTCTGTCCCATGAATGGAAGCCTTTGTCCACTATCCTGAATTTACTGCTCAGCTGTCTCCTGCTTCCTCCCTCCACATTTACATCTCTacatttgatgtgtgtgtgcgtagggAGTGTACATACATTATCTGTTCATGTGTAACTGAGTTCCTGTACTTTGTATGTGTTCTGCATTTGTCCACGTGGTGACATTTCACAAAGTCTTTTATCTTATTTCTAGTGAATGCTGTACCCGGCTGACACACTCACAGTTGAGTCATTATTTAAAGAGTTGAGAAGCTGGATGTTTGACTTGGCTTGTGTCATCAGAACACAGTCTTCAGGCCGAGATTGATCTGGGAAACAGATACGTGAAGCTGAACAGGTGAATCCAGGTGAGATTTTACAAGTTACCTCAAAGGATACAGAGACTTGTGAAAGAAAGCAAAGTACTTATGTAACTTACttagttcttttgtaaaatggaatataaaaaaaacttaaatttgtGTTTAGCAAACTTTTTCCTGTATTGTGCACTTATTAGTTCCCAAACTTTGCCATGCCACAAACCCacaaatagcattttttttaaaataaagtgtatgTTATGATGACAAATATCAAAAATCAATCATAcagcttaaaatatttttattaatttgtattaaaaatgaataatcagTCTTTTTTCTGTTATAAACATCTCTTGTCATTTTTCTCTTAATATTCAACAGTAATATTATTACAGTAAtacagtaaacatatttttctcttttgttaggCCTGTATATTCGTTACATTCAGTGTCttctgtttttaaagctttaaagaactgtgcaaaagtcttaggcaggtgtgaaaaatgctgtaaaataagaatgctttcaaaaatggaaatgttaatagtttatttttatcaattaacaaaatgcaaagtgagtgaacaggaggaaaaaatctaaatcaaatcaatatttggtgtggccttcaaaccagcatcaattcttctaggcatttttttcacacctgcgtAAGACTTTTGCAGAttactgtatattaaaaaacataattcaaaGTTTCCATTACCTCCCTGGGAGTCAGGATCCCCACTTTAAAACACTGCATTAGAAAATCAATTCAACTAGCGTTAGTCTATTAATTTTAAGTATGACTTTTATCTGATtttgcaaacacattttttaaaaaatatttacatgtatGTGGCGGTGCCTGCCCTGTGCCTGCTCATTACACTTTACATCATGACCCTGAGTGAGCCTCTTGCTCTTCACATCGCGCTTACACAAGCATTTATTACATGATCCATCTAGTACCTCCCACTAATGATGCTCCATTCATTACAGGTCATTACAGTTTGATAGCTTATGGATGATAACACGCTTCTCCAGgaccacagcagcagagaggactGATGGCGCCCTGGCAGCAGCTCTGCAGGCTGGCCGGCCTTGAAGCAGCGCCAAAGTAATGACAACAAGACGGTGATATTGATGAAAGTTTTTCCTCCGCCCGAACTTGACATCATCACTGATAATTGTCCCTTCATCAGTCAGCTAACTTGGCATACAGTCCCATATGTGTGCAAATCAATGTGGACATTAGAGGTAGGGGCCGGCGGATGAGGCAGGATGTGTGGGTGGGGAGTGGGACTGACCCCTGCCTCTGAGAGCGATGAGACTTCAGGTAATAGTAATGACTATGAGAGAAGGTGCATCTATCACTGTGGATTCCATAAATCAAAGTGTGTAATGTCAGAGAGCAGTGGAAAGGTTAGGCCCCTAGagttgtgcctgtgtgtgttgctctgcCAAGGGCAAAGACTATAAATATCACAGTGGTTATACATCAAGGACTGGCACTGGAAATCATTTTACAGAATTTCTCAGTCCCACATTGACTTGCATATTGTGGCCAAACATGTTAATACTCACTCATACCTGACAAATACTTTTGAGCTTAAAGAGAAAACTCGCCTGGCAGctgtaaaaacttgtatgcAAACAttcttaaatgataaaaaattatCTTGGTTTTATGCTATCTTGAGGTTCCAGACAGAGAATGCAAGCACTTTGCAGCACAATAAGCCTCTTTCCGTAGATTTGACACAGTTTTTGGCTCTGCTTTGATGGCAAAGACAAAGATTTGACCTCTGCGTGCCCCACTtgaatacacagacacacaggttaCTATGGGACCAGGACCTACCGACACATGTCGCTTGTTTGCTCTCTATCATTTGTTTTTGATCACTGTGTAACTATCTTTTAGGATCTTAACAAGCTTCTTTAAAGCTCAAACTGGTTTCACAACAGGGGAGGCATCAGTGGGCGACTTACAGCCTTTATAAAGCAAGAATTTGCTAGGTGGAGCCTAGCTTTTATGCTAATTTCTCAGTAAATAGAAGATATGgtgttgtatgtatgtgagaGAAAGCTCATCTGATGAAGTTGTGTAATGGGATTGTGTATTGGAAATACTTTATATACATTGTTTAATTTTCTATCAGGTGAACTACTATATTTAATGTGTTCCCCTGGAGTGCATTGTTAGGGAGTAAACAGAGGAGATTACTATTTTTGCTTTTACTATTTTTCACTATATCATAATCTGTtgtaatgtttctgtttttctcttttggaCTCATTTAGTTGATTGCTTGTAAAGTTGGAAGTCTTAGAAAAGGACTGAATCCACTTCAGTTATATTTATTactcttgatttaaaaaaaatctgcttaatgaattattgtcatCTAAAAAGAACTTCATGCAtcaccctaatcctaaccctaacccacatTGAGGATAATAAATACCTGAAATGTGCTAATATGAGTTTGTaaagaatattttttgtgttttcatatttcaaAAATGACTTGAAATGTATCATCTCTGGCTATTAAATTGTGTCAAATAAGTATTGAAAATGTTACCATTGAAATGTTACCATTTCCTAGAGCCTGAGATGATGTCATCAagtgtttgtccaaacaacagtttaaataccaaaatattcaatttaagacaaggaaaagcagcaaatcctcacatttaagaagctagAACCCTAAACTGTGGGCCAAACATTACACATTACTCATTTGACCCATTGTTGTAATACAAATATTGATAAAAGCTGCTTTACTGTCAGGTAGTGCACTGGCACATTAGACAGAAATGTATTAATCTTTGTCCCCAGACATTAACTAACTATTTTCCTCTCATGTTGACCCAAACATATTGAGGGCATTTTTGATTTGAAGAATTGGCAAAGTTATAATTTGGCAGACAGGCTGCATTCTCCGATCCCTGCTGATAGTCAGCTGGCACAATATCAAATCGTGTGAAACAGTAACACAACCTGGCTTTTCTTCACTGGGGACATGCACTATTTTTACCCTCACCTTCTGATTGAAATTCctgcattaaaacatttatgaTGTATCGATTTTGGCCGCAAATACaagcaaaacattttcatttaacatgCACCAGAAGCTGAAATGTCCATTTGACAAATCAgtatttttgtattgtatttttgagTACTGTACTCATCGTCTGGCACAGTATCGGTTAAGAGTGCTGTGGAACTACAGTGAAACGGTAAACCACTTGTGGGCAGGCCCCAGTACAGCTCTTATTAAAGACCTCATTGTTGACTGTTTGTTccaggtcattttgtttcactaCACTTGAAAGGGACTGTAAAATACCCTGCATGAAGAGGGAGACCCGGCCTCCGTTTGAGCATGAATACAACCCCTCCACTTTGAATAAGGGGGTGGCTCTGTGTTTCTAGGTCACTGTGTATCCCTGAAATGCACACCTCTCTATCcacagggagagagggaggaacaCAAACAGAGGCCAACGTTTGACAACTTCACATTTGTATTTAATGGGGAGCTTAGGGATACACTCCCTGAAATGAAACACGCTGAGTTTCAAAGTGACACAGTTACCAAATTTTTTCCTGCAGCTTAACAATAAAACCACTTTAAAATTTTATGACCACTTTCTGAAAATTTTCAACCTACTATGGCAGTGCGTTTTTttgtttaaccttttttttggaaattctaTAACATGGTGTTTTGTTGAAATTTTCATACATACAATACTATTGCCATGATCAACATACTATCTTGAGCCTTTGAAGGCATTTTAGGACAAAATACACTATGActgtttatgattttttttttttttttttacatttttagacgTTCTTTAATGTGGTGTTTATTTGATAATTTGGACAATATGtactttaatatttataaaCAAACTATAATAGAGGTATTTGAAGCATTTcagagcattttaaaattttatgacCTTGTTttgaaaacaatgaaaagaaaacaccataggatgtcaaaaaatgaccccctcaaaaaaaagtcgtatgtcgatttttgtcaaaaatggtcaaattttaaaatgcctaaaaatgctagaaatgggtgtattatagtctgttgatacatgtggtagtataatttgtctaaaaatattgtaaaaacacCATATAACTGGATGTACAAAAattaccccctcaaaaaaagtcatactatattatgttgatttttgtcaaaaattgacacattttaaaatgcctacaaatgctagaaatgggtttattatagtctcttgatatatattagagcataaaatggccagaaatgacaaaaaaaaaccccaccatattatgggatgtccaaaaatgaccccctcaataaaaaagtcataatctATTAGTAGATTATGAAAGCATTCATAGCATGTTAAggcttttgaaaaaataatttttcagcATTCTATAGTATGATATCTAttccaatttttggacatagTATACTGGTACCTTCATAAGTGTAATATTCTAAAGCTTGTATAGCCAGTTTTGGACAACACTATACTACACTctgacaatttatttatttttacatttttcaacatactat harbors:
- the LOC131962350 gene encoding somatomedin-B and thrombospondin type-1 domain-containing protein — protein: MGSSVEFACLLLMVCTLGKNHLVSGGCLGKCCRGRDLSCLTTDWRMDRVYGTCYCDEGCVRTKDCCFDYFTACPAQDCAVSEWSFWSGCAKPCQPSVRVRLRHVEQQPSNSGEPCPSLEQRSGCREYRDHQGAHCGLKSGPAFITSLEFGKGRPKHDNYGNPLDPGFCVEFTLESRTPHCTVQNRPHTHWMRYITEGFKVCVACEPPAMRNNSGSCQGDGQESDKETLLHWQAVGNHQCSGTWKKIQKTQQCNCPPQHSFVFI